From one Brachypodium distachyon strain Bd21 chromosome 4, Brachypodium_distachyon_v3.0, whole genome shotgun sequence genomic stretch:
- the LOC104584910 gene encoding uncharacterized protein LOC104584910 isoform X2 has translation MAAALLRLQPKPFLLPRPLALLYPTTILPASFPWRTALQLGAPGWSLPPLWAKEGAQGNAKKENSETHLDSKTIKIMTYNEVTPDIQNYLKRSCASWQEYECVSPDEEDVERHRYYCLLMSKMPVNSSELIYWTKPKGGRGLYTVYVTIGGGKNLVLATTHLEGRVVRYFKPGRIHSKRTKKQRKEERLRKNEKRRAQAEACRRLLPAHPNVILCGDMNWDDRVDGSFPLLDGFIDPWIVLKPGENGYTYDTEANAMLAAIAEHNLVKRQLQGRLDRFFCKLEDFKIENIEIIGKEAIALDKHLIIHETPLLPSDHFGLVLTITLRSNGSANSN, from the exons ATGGCCGCagccctcctccgcctccagcccaaacccttcctcctcccaagACCTCTTGCCCTTCTCTACCCAACCACGATCTTGCCAGCTTCTTTCCCTTGGCGCACCGCGCTGCAGCTGGGAGCCCCCGGATGGAGCCTGCCGCCGCTGTGGGCCAAGGAAGGCGCCCAGGGGAATGCCAAGAAAG AAAATTCAGAGACCCATTTGGATTCGAAGACCATCAAAATCATGACATACAAT GAGGTTACACCAGACATACAAAACTATCTGAAACGAAGCTGTGCTTCATGGCAAGAATACGAATGTGTATCACCAGATGAGGAGGATGTAGAAAGACACAGATATTACTGCTTGCTG ATGAGCAAGATGCCGGTGAATTCTTCTGAGCTCATCTACTGGACCAAGCCCAAAGGTGGAAGGGGCTTGTACACCGTATATGTCACTATCGGAGGAGGGAAGAACTTGGTCTTGGCTACAACCCACCTAGAGGGACGGGTCGTCAGATATTTCAAGCCTGGGCGGATTCATAGTAAACGGACCAAGAAGCAACGAAAAGAAGAACGTTTGAGGAAAAACGAAAAGAGAAGAGCTCAGGCGGAAGCGTGTAGAAGACTTTTGCCTGCCCATCCCAATGTAATACTTTGTGGGGACATGAACTGGGACGACCGAGTAGATGGGTCCTTCCCTCTGCTGGACGGGTTCATTGATCCTTGGATTGTGCTGAAGCCAGGTGAAAATGGCTATACATACGACACAGAAGCTAATGCCATGCTTGCGGCAATCGCAGAACACAATTTAGTCAAAAGACAACTGCAGGGGAGATTGGACCGGTTCTTTTGCAAGTTGGAAGACTTCAAGATCGAAAACATTGAGATAATCGGGAAGGAGGCTATAGCACTAGACAAACATTTGATCATTCATGAAACTCCCCTATTACCTAGTGACCACTTTGGGCTTGTTTTGACTATCACACTCCGGAGTAATGGAAGTGCCAATAGTAATTGA
- the LOC104584910 gene encoding tyrosyl-DNA phosphodiesterase 2 isoform X1 — protein MAAALLRLQPKPFLLPRPLALLYPTTILPASFPWRTALQLGAPGWSLPPLWAKEGAQGNAKKENSETHLDSKTIKIMTYNVWSRGILQGLRMYALGDLIQRHNPDLVCLQEVTPDIQNYLKRSCASWQEYECVSPDEEDVERHRYYCLLMSKMPVNSSELIYWTKPKGGRGLYTVYVTIGGGKNLVLATTHLEGRVVRYFKPGRIHSKRTKKQRKEERLRKNEKRRAQAEACRRLLPAHPNVILCGDMNWDDRVDGSFPLLDGFIDPWIVLKPGENGYTYDTEANAMLAAIAEHNLVKRQLQGRLDRFFCKLEDFKIENIEIIGKEAIALDKHLIIHETPLLPSDHFGLVLTITLRSNGSANSN, from the exons ATGGCCGCagccctcctccgcctccagcccaaacccttcctcctcccaagACCTCTTGCCCTTCTCTACCCAACCACGATCTTGCCAGCTTCTTTCCCTTGGCGCACCGCGCTGCAGCTGGGAGCCCCCGGATGGAGCCTGCCGCCGCTGTGGGCCAAGGAAGGCGCCCAGGGGAATGCCAAGAAAG AAAATTCAGAGACCCATTTGGATTCGAAGACCATCAAAATCATGACATACAATGTATGGTCCAGAGGTATTTTGCAGGGCCTCAGGATGTATGCTCTTGGAGATCTTATTCAGCGCCACAACCCAGATCTTGTATGTTTGCAGGAGGTTACACCAGACATACAAAACTATCTGAAACGAAGCTGTGCTTCATGGCAAGAATACGAATGTGTATCACCAGATGAGGAGGATGTAGAAAGACACAGATATTACTGCTTGCTG ATGAGCAAGATGCCGGTGAATTCTTCTGAGCTCATCTACTGGACCAAGCCCAAAGGTGGAAGGGGCTTGTACACCGTATATGTCACTATCGGAGGAGGGAAGAACTTGGTCTTGGCTACAACCCACCTAGAGGGACGGGTCGTCAGATATTTCAAGCCTGGGCGGATTCATAGTAAACGGACCAAGAAGCAACGAAAAGAAGAACGTTTGAGGAAAAACGAAAAGAGAAGAGCTCAGGCGGAAGCGTGTAGAAGACTTTTGCCTGCCCATCCCAATGTAATACTTTGTGGGGACATGAACTGGGACGACCGAGTAGATGGGTCCTTCCCTCTGCTGGACGGGTTCATTGATCCTTGGATTGTGCTGAAGCCAGGTGAAAATGGCTATACATACGACACAGAAGCTAATGCCATGCTTGCGGCAATCGCAGAACACAATTTAGTCAAAAGACAACTGCAGGGGAGATTGGACCGGTTCTTTTGCAAGTTGGAAGACTTCAAGATCGAAAACATTGAGATAATCGGGAAGGAGGCTATAGCACTAGACAAACATTTGATCATTCATGAAACTCCCCTATTACCTAGTGACCACTTTGGGCTTGTTTTGACTATCACACTCCGGAGTAATGGAAGTGCCAATAGTAATTGA
- the LOC104584910 gene encoding uncharacterized protein LOC104584910 isoform X3, with amino-acid sequence MAAALLRLQPKPFLLPRPLALLYPTTILPASFPWRTALQLGAPGWSLPPLWAKEGAQGNAKKENSETHLDSKTIKIMTYNVWSRGILQGLRMYALGDLIQRHNPDLVCLQEVTPDIQNYLKRSCASWQEYECVSPDEEDVERHRYYCLLEYDSVADEQDAGEFF; translated from the exons ATGGCCGCagccctcctccgcctccagcccaaacccttcctcctcccaagACCTCTTGCCCTTCTCTACCCAACCACGATCTTGCCAGCTTCTTTCCCTTGGCGCACCGCGCTGCAGCTGGGAGCCCCCGGATGGAGCCTGCCGCCGCTGTGGGCCAAGGAAGGCGCCCAGGGGAATGCCAAGAAAG AAAATTCAGAGACCCATTTGGATTCGAAGACCATCAAAATCATGACATACAATGTATGGTCCAGAGGTATTTTGCAGGGCCTCAGGATGTATGCTCTTGGAGATCTTATTCAGCGCCACAACCCAGATCTTGTATGTTTGCAGGAGGTTACACCAGACATACAAAACTATCTGAAACGAAGCTGTGCTTCATGGCAAGAATACGAATGTGTATCACCAGATGAGGAGGATGTAGAAAGACACAGATATTACTGCTTGCTG GAATATGATTCGGTTGCAGATGAGCAAGATGCCGGTGAATTCTTCTGA